The genome window TCACCACAACCAGTCTCGACATTGATATTAGTGATAATGGACCGGGCATTGCAGATCATGAAAAAGTAAAAATATTCGATATGTTTTATAGCGTGACGCATGATGATTCTGAAACCAAAACAGGCACAGGACTTGGTCTGGCGATTTCGAAAGGTATGATTGCTGCTCATAGTGGCAATATTGAGGTAATAGATAATTCATCTGGTGGCACCATCATGCATATCACCTTACCGAAACATCCTGTTGTGTACGGACCTCAAGAATGAGCATGTCATCAAAAAAATTCTGATTATCGAAGATGAACCACAGATCAGGCAATTTTTACGAATCAGTCTAGAGGCCCAAACCTATGATGTCTCTTTGGCTGTTACTGCCAAAGAAGCGATTGCCTTCTCTGAGTCGCTGCATTGTGATCTCATTATCCTCGATCTGGGACTACCCGATAGAGATGGTCAGGATGTTATCCGGATATTGAGAAAACAAACTCAAGCTCCGATAATTGTGTTGTCTGTAAGAGCGAGTGAAGATGAAAAAGTCCGAGCACTTGATTCAGGTGCCAATGATTATGTGACCAAACCTTTTGGTATCAGTGAGCTCATGGCCAGAGTACGGGCATTGATACGGATTCATGATAATCAGCCAAGACCCCATGCGATTATCCATGTTGATAATTTAACAGTGAACACGCAAACTCGAGAAGTCTGGTTAGATGACCACAGTATTCACCTATCACGCAAAGAGTTTGCCCTGTTGTATGAGCTGATAGCGACACCAGGTCGGATTCTGACGCATCAACAATTACTCAAGCAAATTTGGGGCGAACATTTTATGACCGAAACCCATTATTTGCGGATTTTAGTGGGACATCTTCGGCAGAAGTTGAATGACGACCCTATGCAGCCTAAATTTATCATTACCGTTCAGGGTGTTGGTTACCGTTTCAAATTTTAATGCCTTATGTATTGAAGGTCTGCTTCAATACCAATAGCATCAACATCCTAGTGACTCAACGTTCTTATCAGGAAACAAGTATGCTTACCCATTTAGTTAACATCATTTTTCTGCTTTTTTTGCTTAGCAGCGTGAGTGTACAGGCGACAACTTTAACCGTGGATGGTTTAGCAAATAAGAACACGCCTAAGGCAACGGATGTCGCTTTCCATTTAATTGATATGAAAACCGGTAAAACCCTGATTGCTCAGCGTGAAGATCAGTTACAGCCCCCAGCGAGTTTACAAAAGTTAGTCACTGCCCTCGCGGCAAAACTCTATCTGAAAGATGACTTTCGTTTTGTAACACGCCTTGAACGGAATAAAGAGGATGTCATTATACGCTTCAGTGGCGATCCTAACTTTAGCTCAGATGACCTGGATGGATTATTTAAAACCCTGCGAGCAAATCAGTCGGTTATCAAAGGTAATCTATATATTAATGGTGCCGCTTTTGATGATTACGAACGGGCCATCGGGCTTCCATGGGATAACCTTGGTGTTTGTTATAGCGCCCCTTCCAGCAGTATTTCCATTGATAAAAACTGTGCCATGGGCAATTTATATGTCAAACCTGGTGCAAGCAAAGCACAAGTATTACTGTCAGCTAAAAAGCCCATCAATATCGATACCTCATCGCTACAAATTATCAAAACAACCGTGAGTGATGATGATTACTGTCAGATGAAATTACTCGCTGATGAACAGAATCACTATCAAATCGGTGGCTGCATCAATGAAGCATCACTACCAGTGAAATTGAAGTTTGCTTTGCAAAACACCACAGCCTATGCAAAATCGTCTATTGAAGAAGCGTTAAATAAAGCCGGTATTCAGTTAAAAGGAAAAATCATCCGAGATGACAACAAAAATGGCGCCGTCATCACGGAACATCAATCAGCACCGCTGGATGTACTTATCAGACAAATGCTCAAGCGTTCAGATAATCTTATTGCTGACAATATCTTAAAAACAATTGGTCATCAGTTTTATAAACAATCTGGTAGCTACGAAAATGGTATTGCGGCACTGCAGCACATACTCAAACAACAGGCGAATATTGATCTCAGCCATGCCATGTTAGTGGATGGTTCTGGTCTGTCCAGAAATAACAGGTTGTCAGCTTCACAACTGATACAAGTGGTGTCTTATATATTCAAACATCCTGAACTCGGCCTGATTAGTGATCTACCCGTGTCAGGTGAGAGTGGCACACTGGCCTTCAGAAGCAGTGTGAATAAACCGCCCTTAAAAGGTCAGATACAAGCCAAGACCGGTACGCTCTATGGTACATACAATTTAGCGGGTAAGATTCGCACAAAAAGTAACCGGGACTTGCTATTCGTTCAAATCGTCACTAATTTTCACCCTGCGGATGAAAAACAGTCACGCTGGCCCGTGATGAAATTTGAAAAGTCGTTGTATGAGTCGATTTATCAACGTTTCTAACCGTGAGGCCTCTCGCAATTTAAGGTCGAAATAGGTAGAATTTTCGGCTTCTTATCACGTCAAATTCTTGGAAGATTAACCATGGCTCAGTACGTATACAGTATGAATCGGGTGGGCAAAATTGTTCCGCCAAAACGAGAAATACTTAAAGATATTTCTTTATCCTTTTTCCCTGGCGCAAAAATCGGGGTGCTTGGCCTGAACGGTTCAGGTAAATCAAGTCTGCTTCGTATTATGGCGGGCATCGATCAAGATTACATTGGTGAAGCACGTCCAATGCCTGACTTGAATATCGGTTACTTACCTCAGGAACCCGAACTGGATGACAGCAAAACCGTGCGCGAAGTAGTTGAGGAAGCCGTCTCCGATGTGAAAGGTGCGCTCGATGAACTTGATGCTATTTATGCTGCCTATGCCGATCCTGATGCCGACTTTGATGCCTTAGCCAAGAAACAGGCTGAATTAGAAAATCTGATTCAGGCAAAAGATGGGCATAATCTTGAAAATGCTTTGGAACGTGCAGCTGACGCCTTACGTCTCCCAGCATGGGAGACACCTGTTTCAGTCTTATCCGGTGGTGAACGTCGTCGCGTTGCCTTATGTCGATTATTGCTCGACCATCCTGATATGCTACTTCTTGATGAGCCAACCAACCATTTAGATGCGGAATCCATTGCCTGGATTGAGCGGTTCTTACAGGAATACCCTGGCACCGTGGTTGCCATCACCCATGATCGCTACTTCCTGGATAATGCAGCAGGCTGGATTTTGGAGCTTGATCGTGGTCGTGGCATTCCATATGAAGGCAACTACTCTTCATGGTTGGAGCAAAAAGACCAGCGCTTGCAACAAGAAGCTAAAGAAGAAGCGTCTCACCAAAAAGCCATTAAGGCAGAACTGGAATGGGTCAAACAAGGGGCAAAAGGTCGTCAGACTAAATCAAAAGCCCGTCTGAAATCATTTGAAGAAATGAATTCACGTGAATTCCAGAAACGCAATGAAACACAGGAAATTTATATTCCACCCGGTCCACGCCTGGGTGATAAAGTCATTGAACTCAATAACGTGACAAAATCTTACGGTGAGAAGCTGCTCTTTGAAAACCTGAGCTTATCGATTCCAGCAGGTGCCATTGTCGGTATTATCGGTCCTAACGGGGCGGGTAAATCGACCCTCTTCCGCATGATTTCTGGTGAAGAACAACCAGACTCTGGAGAAATCGAAATTGGCAGTACCGTTGAGTTAGCCTATGTGAATCAGTCACGTGAGCTGGATGGTAAAAAAACCGTGTTTGAAGAGATTTCTGATGGTGCTGATGTGATTACCGTCGGAAATTATCAAACACCCTCTCGCGCTTATTGCGGCCGTTTCAACTTCAAAGGCTCAGATCAGCAGAAGTTTGTTAAAGATTTATCGGGTGGTGAACGTAACCGTCTGCATATGGCAAAACTGCTTAAGTCTGGTGGTAATGTGTTATTGCTTGACGAGCCCACCAATGATCTTGATGTAGAAACACTTCGTGCCCTAGAAGAAGCCATTCTTGCATTCCCTGGTTCTGCCGTCGTGATATCGCATGATCGTTGGTTCCTTGACAGAATATGTACACACATCATTGCCTATGAGGGTGACTCTTCGGTTGTCTTCTTTGAGGGGAACTATAGTGAGTATGCTGAGGATTATGCGAAACGTTTTGGCAAAGACCATCAACCTGAACGTATCAAATACCGTCGTATTGGTTAATTCATCAGGCTGCCTGTTCACACAGGCAGCCAATCTTTCTTTGTACCAGTCAACACTGAATCTTTTTTCATCCTTCGCGTGTCTATGTGTCGATGAGTAATATGTTGTGATAGATCAACCATGAAAAACGCACAAAAAGCCCGCTTAAAACTTCGTTGCCCAATTACCCTGGGTCGTCAACATGAAATCAATGTGCCATCAGGCTGGTTCGAACTGGTTTTTAACCTCTGTGCCGCTATCGAGGATGTGGCTCAAGAGATCAATAAAAAACACCGACAACGCATGTTTCTACCAAGAATAGTCTTCATCGAGGAACATCAAGGTAAAATTCTATGTGATGTCATCAATGGCACTCGTGATATCAATCACATCATCAAACAAGCGCAAATGCGGTCAACTAAATGCTGCATGATTTGCGGTGACGAAGGCTCACAATTCCGTTTGGGTAGAACGCTGGTCACACGATGTGAAAAGCATCGTTCATATGAGATGTACTATTAATTATCCCTGTGTTCCAAACAGTTTTCATAAACGGCTTTCTCAATCTGCTCTTCTGACTGCGATTCAGGGAAAGTAAAAGCCAGGTTTATCGCCAGTTCAATCTTTCTCAAAAACGCCGTATGCTTGAACTCGGAGGGCGTTGCCTGTTGCATCTCTGCTTTCGTTTTACCGTCTAATCGTTGAGCGAAATAGTCTCCGGTTAAACTTGAAATTTGCAGACACTCTTTATGTGCTTCATCTTGGGCCATGACCATGGGGGCAAACCATACAGCTAGTAACATCAGCGCGACGTTCAATTTCATCATATCCTCGCATTAAGTGACTTATCACCCTCATTGAGACTAAAAAGAAATGATTTAATTTCTTCACACAAATTTTTAGTCAGATACCCGATAATAACGGCCTAAAGAATAAAGAATAAAGAATAAAGAAGGAAAAGCATGAAAGCGTTACTCATTATTGCTCATGGCAGCCGTCGACAAGCATCAAATGATGAAGTGAAAAAGATTGCTACACAAATAAGAGAACACGGACAACATGACTTTGATATTGTCGAATCTGCTTTTTTGGAGTTGGCTTCTCCCCTTATCCCTGAGGGTATAGAACACTGTGTAAAATCAGGCGCTAAACAGATTGTTGTTTCACCTTATTTTCTAAACTCGGGCAAACATGTCACGGAAGACATTCCAGAGATCATTGCAGAAGTCAAAGCGGCGCACCCAGACATCATTATTGAGGTCACACCTCACGTAGGCTCCTCACCTATTATGCTTGATCTGATACTAAAAACAGCATCAGGCTCATAACTAACTAGGTTCAATAAAGTCTTCATCGAGTCGATAAACAATTTAATAATTGACTCGAGACGCACATGTCACACCGCTGTTTGTACCTGATCATTTTTTTATTATCGTCATCGATATCATTCGCCGAAGACAGACCTAAGTGGCGTGCCAGCAATATTCAGTTTTTATATGGTAATCAATATGAACTGGGCCCCTCATCAAGAGAGTCAATAACAATTGAACATGCGTCATCGTGGCAGTTCGGAGAGAGTTATTTTTTCACCAATGTCTTTAATCGTTCTGATACAAGTACTGAATTCTATGCAGAGTTTTATCCCCGTCTTACCTGGAAGGCCCTAACAGCACGGCCACTCCCTCTCACTCTATTTGATGATATCTCTATTGTTGCTGGTATCAATGCAGGTAATTTACCCAAATCAGACCCGTTCAAGGCTTATCTGCTGGGTGCCGGTGTCAAGTTTAAAACGTCTGTATTTGACTATCTCAAATTAGATGTTATGGCTTTTAAAGCCGAACACCTTGAAACCACTGGCATACAAGTTTCTCCAATTTGGGGAATGACTTTTGATATTGCTCAACATCGCTTTTTATTTAAAGGCTTTATTGACTGGCAAAGTGCTGAAGCGACAGGCGGGCATGCCAGTCTGTTGGCTCAACCTCAACTACTCATTGATGTCGGTCATTACTGGCAACATGACAATCAATTCTATGCAGGTATAGAGTATTCATACTGGTACAATAAATTTGGACTTGATGGTGTGATTGAGTCTGTTCCACAAGTTATGTTCTTACTTCCCTTCTAAGCTAAGGCAGAAAATGAAACAACTTTATGCTTGGATATACGTCTATCGCAGTTACCTATTAATTTTACTGATAGGCAGCATGGCCACTGCGTATTTGATGCTGCAAGAAATGCATGAAATTGATGTACAAAGAGAACAAATCGCCAGTGCCTTTATCGCAAAACACGCATCATCATTACAAAGTACATTATCAGAACGTTTATCGAGCCTGGAATCCTTAAACGCATTTGTGATTGAAAATGCACACTATAATCTGCAAGTGAAAGAAGATGAGCAACAATTCCAAAAGCGCTTCGATCGTTTTGCCAATCAGCTTCACCAATCCGTAGATGGTTTTTTGAGCTTACAACTAGCACCACAAGGTGTTATTCGTTATTTAACTGGGCCTGAAAATAACAAAAAAGCATTAGGCTATGATTTATTTAAAGATGATGCTCGGAGAGAGCAGATCATCAGTGCTATTTATTTATACGAACAAGTCATAACCGGACCAATAAACCTGATTCAAGGCGGTAGCGCTATCATCGCCCGCAAGGCCATCTTTAGTAAATTATCGCCAAATTCATCCTCCGATAGGCTTGTTGATCATCACCTGTTAGCTGACACAAACCTTAAACCAAGGAATGATTTTTGGGGCTTGGCAACGATTCTTTTTACAACGGAAAGCTTACTCAATGAAGCGGGCTTACTCGACTCAGACATGAATGGCTTTGAATTGGCGTTAAAAGGCAGGCATGGCTTGGGTGAAGATGGCGAAGTATTCTGGGGACAAGCGGCTATTTTTGATAAGCCCGATCATATATCGCCTATCCATTTTCGTTCCGGTAGTTGGCTGCTTGCAGTCAAAAATACCAGCACTTACCCCATTGCTAGAGTGCTTAACTTTGCTGCACTTGGCACGCTATTGACGATTACCTTACTTGTGGCGGTATACATGCGGCAAAGAAATCGCTCCGCCAAACAACGTGAAACAGCTAAAGATGCTTTTTTAGCCATGGTAAGTCATGAGCTTCGTTCACCGTTAAATGGTGTTATCGGTTTGACGAGTTTGTTAAATAAAACAGCGTTAGATACAGAACAACGTCAACTGGTTGAATCATTATCAATCAGCTCCAAACAACTCTCCTCTATCATTGGCGACATACTGGACTTTTCAAAAATATCAGCCGGGAAGTTAGAGCTTGACTATCAAGCCGTTAATCTAGCCAGCACTATTGAGGATTGTGTACGTATTACTACCCCACTGGCCGAGCAAAAAGATTTACCTATTACGGTGAATATCGCACCGGTTCTTATGGAACAACTCATCATGACCGATGAGATCCGTCTGAAACAGATTGTTCTTAATTTGCTCAACAATGCTGTCAAGTTTACTCAATCAGGAAGTATTAAAGTCGATATCGATGCTATTGAAAATTTTGGACAGCAACGGTTAATCATAAAAGTCACGGATACTGGCGTAGGGATGAGTGCTAAACAGATGACAGGGTTATTTGAACACTTCAATCAACTGGACCAGACGACAAACCGTAAATATGGCGGAACAGGCTTAGGACTGGCTATATCTAAAAGTCTAGCCGTGTTGATGGACGGTGATATTCATGTGCAAAGCAGCATCAATAAAGGCTCCTCTTTCACGCTCGATTTACCCCTATCGTTGGTAGAAAAAACCAGACAGAGAGTGAAACGCCCCATCTTGCTATTGAAAACAAAATTTCTCAGCTATCTATTCTTGTCGTTGACGATCTTGAAATGAACCGCTTTATGATGCAAATGATTATCAAAAAACTGGGTGGGGATGCCGCATTAGCAGAAAACGGGATTGAAGCCATTAATCTGCAAAATGAACATCACTACGATCTCATCTTTATGGATTGGCAGATGCCGGATTGTGATGGTGTTGAAGCGACCAAACGCATCAGAAAACACTTCAACAATAATAATCCCTGGATTGTGGCACTAACTGCTAATGCTTCAACGACAGATAAGCAAGAAGCAATTGAGTCGGGCATGAATGATTATCTTCTTAAACCGGTCAGTGTAGAAGATATACAGCAGGCATTTGAACGTTATTTTGCTCTAGCCGATACAGAATAAAGCGAACAATGTTACATTTAAGTTCAACAATAATTAAAAAATAATATAACCATCATTTAACACAACAATAATGTCATATAGGTAACAATATGGAGAGAGAAACCACACACGCACTATGGGACCGTGAAGGTGCTTACAACAGATTACTGAATGATGAAGCCCTACTACAAAAGATGATGCAGATGTTTTTAGATAATGTTGAAAAAGCGATGTCTGTACTGGAGTCGGCACTATCACAGAAAGACTTCGTATCCATAAAAGCCCATGCACACAAATTAAAAGGCAGTGCAGCTGCAGTAGGTGCTTTAAGAGTTGTAGATGATTGTATTGCCATTGAAGAAGCTGCTAATGCGACTGATATCGAAAGAATTGAAAGTGAGATGTCATTGTTAAAGAACGATATATCAGATATCCAGTTGACCATGACTGATTACCTCAACCACAATACCACCTAGATATATAACCATCTTGTAACTGACAACCACAAGGTCTAATTGATGAAAGTCTTAATTGCTGATGATGATGAAGTGAGTCGTCTCACACTCTCTTCCCTACTTAAAGGTTATGGCTGTGAGTTACACGTTACCAAAGACGGTCACGAGGCCATGGCTGTCATCAATCAAACTGAAGCACCTGAATTAATCTTTCTCGACTGGAATATGCCAGGTATTAATGGCGTTGAGATTACCAGCCTAATTCGTCAAAACCTGATCGACTCTCCTCCTTACGTTATTATTGTTTCTTCAAACAATAAAAAAGAACAGATTATTGAAGCCTTGGCTGCAGGCGCGGATGACTTTATCACCAAACCCATCGATGGCCTCTTTTTAAAAGCAAAATATGCTGTAGCCGAGCGCATTCTGCGAGTGCAGGATCGCTTAATCAATACAAACAAAATGCTTGAAAAACTTGCGTATTATGATGAACTAACCGGTGTAATGAACCGTCGTGCTGGCTTCGTTGCTGTAGATATTGAGATAGAACGGTGTATTAGAAAGAACGAATTTCTGGCAGTGGCTTTACTTGATATTGATCATTTCAAACACATTAACGACTACTTCGGCCACCCGGAAGGCGATAAAGTGCTTAAACAATTAAGTAAACACGTTCAACAAACTTTACGTCCATATGATGTATTGTGTCGCTATGGTGGAGAAGAGTTTCTTATCGCTGCCTGTTTAAAGAAACGTGATGAAAGTGAGCTGCTTTTTGAACGAATCCGATCTACTGTTGAAAAGATGGATATGGAATTCAATCAAGCTATCGATGTGACAACGAGCATTGGCGTTTGTATTCACCAGCCAAGTCAGCACTCTAAGGTTGCTAATCTTATTAAACAAGCAGACGAAGCCCTTTATGAGGCGAAAGGCGCTGGGCGTAATAAGATTGTTACCGTTCAGAATTAATCAATCCAGAGGGCGAGTTGCTCTGCAATCTTTTTATAACCGATGGCATTAGGATGAATCGGATCCGATTTCCATTCTATTTCAGCTTCAACCTTTGCGATGATGCTGTCTTCAATGGCAACGCCCTTAGCTTCAGCTACACGTTGGTAGACTGGTGAAGCTTGCATCAATAACCCCGGTTTAGGCACCGAGACTAAAAGTACATCAGCACCACTTTGCTGGATGAGATCAACCATCTTGCCCAGGTTTGATTCCAGTTCGCCTACATTCAGCTTTCTCAATAAGTCATTGCCACCATGACATAAAATCACCAGTTGAGGATGATGTTTATTTAACAATTCAGGCAATCGCTCCAGTGCCTTCTCACTTATCTCACCGGGCACACCAGCGTTAATAACGGTTCGACCAGTAAGCTTTGCAAGTTGAGCAGGATAACTTTGTTCAGGGTTAGCGCCAGTGCCAAACGTCAGGCTATCACCAAACGCTAATATGACAGCGGAATCGGTGAGTTCAAATTTCTGTTTTTCATCTGAACAAGCTTGAAGGAATACAAGCGCGATGATTAATAAAAGAAATGTCCATTTTCTATTTATCTGTCTCATACTCTTAAGCTGCCACTGTAGGAAATAAGCGTCTAAAATTCTGACTGGTGACAGCAGCAATATTTTCAACCGTATCACCACGTAACTCAGCTAAAAACTCGGCCACATGTTTTACAAAAACCGGCTTATTGGTTTTCCCGCGGTGTGGCACTGGTGCCAGATACGGTGCGTCAGTCTCTATCAATACTCTGTCTAATGGCAATTTTTTAGCGACTTCCTGTAACTCTTTCGCACTTTTAAAGGTCACAATGCCTGATAGCGAAATATAAAAACCAATATCCAGTGCTCGCTGAGCCGTTTCCCAATTTTCAGTGAAACAATGAATAATGCCGCCGGCATCTCTTGCATTTTCATTTTCAAGTATCGTCATCGTATCTTCGCGTGCTTCACGCGTGTGAATGATTAAGGGTTTCTTCGTTTGTTTACCCGCTTCAATATGCACACGAAAACGATCACGTTGCCAGGCAAGATCACCTTCACTACGAAAATAGTCGAGACCGGTTTCACCGATAGCAATAACTTTAGGATGATTAGCTTCTACTACCAATGTATCCACAGAATATTGCTCATCTGCTTCGACATTAGGATGAATCCCTACACTAGCACTGACATTAGGGTAACGATCAGCAATGTTTTTTACATCCAGCGAGCTTTTTTATCGATAGCGATACAGAGAATATGATCTATTCCCTGACTTTCTGCCTCGGAAACCATAGCATCTATGCCGCCCTCTTCATCGGCAAGCAAATTGAGGTGACAATGTGAATCTATATACATAAACAATAACAACTTGAAATAGGGGAATGGAAGCCGTTAAGAATAGGCTTACATGGTATAAGTGGCTTTATCTGATTTAAGCTTATCGACTAAATAGTTTTCAATCTTACCTCTGACAACAGCAGCACTCCCGTCAATATCACTGAAATGGACACCAATACCGGCTGCCTGATTACCTTGAGCACCACGTGGTGTTATCCAGACGATAGTTCCCGCCACCGGTAACTTTTCTGCCTCATCCATCAGTGACAAAAGAATAAATACCTCTTCACCGAGCTGATAGCTTTTGGTTGTGGGAATAAACAAACCACCATTTTTTACATAAGGCATATAAGAGTGATACAGCATATTCTGATCGGTAATTTTCAGTGACAAAATGCCTTTTCTTGGATTAGAAGCCATTGTATTACCTGTTTATTGTTGATGCTGCTGAATCTGACGTGCATGTTGCATAATCGACACCATCAAATCTTCTAAAAGTAAGGTTTTATTTAGGTTATTCTGAGAGGATAGTAACTTCATTGTATGGATGATGCAATCTGAAATAGCCCAATAATGCTTGAGGAGATGGGATTCTAGCTGCTCTTTTCCATCTAACAGTGAAGCCAGTTTGGTTTGTATCATGGCTTGTAATTGATGTAACACAGAAATCAGATCAAACGCTTGCCATTGAGAGGCGAGTTGCACAGGATTGGCTTCAGCACGCATTAATGCTGCCATACCTCGAAAAACCTGTTTGCTCTGCTCAATCCCTTCTTCACCTATATCTAGTGCAGCTACTGGCCCACCATGAGCCAGTTTCAGCACAGTCTCAATCTCCTGCTGATTCCAGTCGGATTGGCTCTGTAACCATTCAGCAGCCAGAGCATATTCTGGTCGTGAGATAGTAATCGTTTGACAACGGCTTTTTATCGTTATTGGAAGTCTGTGGAGCGAGCTGGCCACCAGAATTAGGATGGTATTATCCTGCGGTTCCTCAAGCAGCTTTAACAAACTGTTAAAAGCATTGGTATTCATATGATCTGCTTGCTGGATAATAACAGTTTTAGCTGGAGAAACCTTAGGCATTAAGGACTGTAAATCTTTCAGCTGCCGGATTTGATCGACTTTTATCTGCTTACCGGCCTCCTCTGGCTTTAGAACAGTATGATCTGGATGACTTTCTGCTGAAAATAACTGACAGCTATGACAAGTATTGCAGCTCTCAAAGTCCTCCGTCGGATTTAGACATAACAGACTTTTAGTCAGCTTGTTGGCAAGCACATCATTGTCTAGTCCATAGATTCCGTTTAGCAAAAGAGCATGAGGCATTCGTTTAGACTGATAAAGTGAAACAATATGTTGCCAAGCAAGCTGATGCCAGGGATATAGCTCTGTTTTCATACTTTTTTCAGTAATTTATCAAGTATGTTAGAAACTTGCTGTTCAATAGCCGTAATAGACTTCTCTGCATCGATAATCTGAATACGTTCAGGCTCAGCGGCTGCACGTTCAAGATAACAATGACGAATTTTCTCAAAAAAGTCAGTTTTTTCTTGCTCAAACCGATCTTTCTGCAACAATCTCTGGTTAACACGTTGCTGCCCCACATCGACAGGCAAATCAAAGAGTAACGTTAAATCGGTTTTCAGACCTGCCAGCGTCCACTCAGACAGAGCGGCAATGCGTTCTTCATGAATACCTCGTCCCGCCCCCTGATATGCAAACGTTGCATCAACAAAGCGGTCACATACGACCCACTTTCCTTCTGATAAAGCAGGAAGAATGACCTGATTAATATGCTGAGCA of Methylophaga marina contains these proteins:
- a CDS encoding response regulator, whose product is MCTDLKNEHVIKKILIIEDEPQIRQFLRISLEAQTYDVSLAVTAKEAIAFSESLHCDLIILDLGLPDRDGQDVIRILRKQTQAPIIVLSVRASEDEKVRALDSGANDYVTKPFGISELMARVRALIRIHDNQPRPHAIIHVDNLTVNTQTREVWLDDHSIHLSRKEFALLYELIATPGRILTHQQLLKQIWGEHFMTETHYLRILVGHLRQKLNDDPMQPKFIITVQGVGYRFKF
- the dacB gene encoding D-alanyl-D-alanine carboxypeptidase/D-alanyl-D-alanine endopeptidase, with protein sequence MLTHLVNIIFLLFLLSSVSVQATTLTVDGLANKNTPKATDVAFHLIDMKTGKTLIAQREDQLQPPASLQKLVTALAAKLYLKDDFRFVTRLERNKEDVIIRFSGDPNFSSDDLDGLFKTLRANQSVIKGNLYINGAAFDDYERAIGLPWDNLGVCYSAPSSSISIDKNCAMGNLYVKPGASKAQVLLSAKKPINIDTSSLQIIKTTVSDDDYCQMKLLADEQNHYQIGGCINEASLPVKLKFALQNTTAYAKSSIEEALNKAGIQLKGKIIRDDNKNGAVITEHQSAPLDVLIRQMLKRSDNLIADNILKTIGHQFYKQSGSYENGIAALQHILKQQANIDLSHAMLVDGSGLSRNNRLSASQLIQVVSYIFKHPELGLISDLPVSGESGTLAFRSSVNKPPLKGQIQAKTGTLYGTYNLAGKIRTKSNRDLLFVQIVTNFHPADEKQSRWPVMKFEKSLYESIYQRF
- the ettA gene encoding energy-dependent translational throttle protein EttA, with the protein product MAQYVYSMNRVGKIVPPKREILKDISLSFFPGAKIGVLGLNGSGKSSLLRIMAGIDQDYIGEARPMPDLNIGYLPQEPELDDSKTVREVVEEAVSDVKGALDELDAIYAAYADPDADFDALAKKQAELENLIQAKDGHNLENALERAADALRLPAWETPVSVLSGGERRRVALCRLLLDHPDMLLLDEPTNHLDAESIAWIERFLQEYPGTVVAITHDRYFLDNAAGWILELDRGRGIPYEGNYSSWLEQKDQRLQQEAKEEASHQKAIKAELEWVKQGAKGRQTKSKARLKSFEEMNSREFQKRNETQEIYIPPGPRLGDKVIELNNVTKSYGEKLLFENLSLSIPAGAIVGIIGPNGAGKSTLFRMISGEEQPDSGEIEIGSTVELAYVNQSRELDGKKTVFEEISDGADVITVGNYQTPSRAYCGRFNFKGSDQQKFVKDLSGGERNRLHMAKLLKSGGNVLLLDEPTNDLDVETLRALEEAILAFPGSAVVISHDRWFLDRICTHIIAYEGDSSVVFFEGNYSEYAEDYAKRFGKDHQPERIKYRRIG
- a CDS encoding sirohydrochlorin chelatase, which gives rise to MKALLIIAHGSRRQASNDEVKKIATQIREHGQHDFDIVESAFLELASPLIPEGIEHCVKSGAKQIVVSPYFLNSGKHVTEDIPEIIAEVKAAHPDIIIEVTPHVGSSPIMLDLILKTASGS
- a CDS encoding DUF5020 family protein, coding for MSHRCLYLIIFLLSSSISFAEDRPKWRASNIQFLYGNQYELGPSSRESITIEHASSWQFGESYFFTNVFNRSDTSTEFYAEFYPRLTWKALTARPLPLTLFDDISIVAGINAGNLPKSDPFKAYLLGAGVKFKTSVFDYLKLDVMAFKAEHLETTGIQVSPIWGMTFDIAQHRFLFKGFIDWQSAEATGGHASLLAQPQLLIDVGHYWQHDNQFYAGIEYSYWYNKFGLDGVIESVPQVMFLLPF
- a CDS encoding sensor histidine kinase, whose translation is MKQLYAWIYVYRSYLLILLIGSMATAYLMLQEMHEIDVQREQIASAFIAKHASSLQSTLSERLSSLESLNAFVIENAHYNLQVKEDEQQFQKRFDRFANQLHQSVDGFLSLQLAPQGVIRYLTGPENNKKALGYDLFKDDARREQIISAIYLYEQVITGPINLIQGGSAIIARKAIFSKLSPNSSSDRLVDHHLLADTNLKPRNDFWGLATILFTTESLLNEAGLLDSDMNGFELALKGRHGLGEDGEVFWGQAAIFDKPDHISPIHFRSGSWLLAVKNTSTYPIARVLNFAALGTLLTITLLVAVYMRQRNRSAKQRETAKDAFLAMVSHELRSPLNGVIGLTSLLNKTALDTEQRQLVESLSISSKQLSSIIGDILDFSKISAGKLELDYQAVNLASTIEDCVRITTPLAEQKDLPITVNIAPVLMEQLIMTDEIRLKQIVLNLLNNAVKFTQSGSIKVDIDAIENFGQQRLIIKVTDTGVGMSAKQMTGLFEHFNQLDQTTNRKYGGTGLGLAISKSLAVLMDGDIHVQSSINKGSSFTLDLPLSLVEKTRQRVKRPILLLKTKFLSYLFLSLTILK
- a CDS encoding response regulator; the encoded protein is MMQMIIKKLGGDAALAENGIEAINLQNEHHYDLIFMDWQMPDCDGVEATKRIRKHFNNNNPWIVALTANASTTDKQEAIESGMNDYLLKPVSVEDIQQAFERYFALADTE
- a CDS encoding Hpt domain-containing protein, encoding MERETTHALWDREGAYNRLLNDEALLQKMMQMFLDNVEKAMSVLESALSQKDFVSIKAHAHKLKGSAAAVGALRVVDDCIAIEEAANATDIERIESEMSLLKNDISDIQLTMTDYLNHNTT